From Bdellovibrio sp. KM01:
GCAATTTTATAAAACAAGTCCTGTCTGAATTGTTCCTGCTTCACCATCGCGCGCAAATCGCGACGGGATGTGGAAATGAAACGTGGCTTTGTGCCATCCGTTCTTTCCGCAAGCTTCATCAACTCCGCCTGAACGTGAGATGATGCGCAATCCAAATCCTCAATTAGTAAAGTGCCGCCATCAACTTTATCAAAGTTAAAACCACCGGCGTTTTTGCATTCCAAAACCTGAAGCTTCCCCGAACGGCTTTTAGAGTAAATGTAACGAGCCAGACTGGTTTTACCCACACCGGCTTCACCAAGCACCAAGAGACTTGCTTGTGTTGCTGCCAACTGCAAACCCAACTGCTTTGCTTCGTTCATTTTTCTGTCTTCGATGTTCAAAGCATCAAAATCAAAATACGACATCCTGTCTTTACTCCTACTTGCTTTCCTGCTTGTCCGCTGCCATTGCGGGAATTCTTTGAATATACTTTTTATAACCGTCTCGCCATTCGGAGTTCTTCAGCTGCTCTTGTGCGAGATTTTTCCAGAATCCACTTTTTTGACCCTTGAATTCGTTCCAAACCTCAGCAGCCTTTTGAACTTCGCCGCGATTAAAATAAATCTGACCCAATTTGTATCTGATGGAAGAAAGAGGTCTTGTGTCCTCGTACTGTTCCAAAAGATTTTTATAAGAGCCAATCGCTTTGTCTTTCTGACCGGCTTCCAGGTACACATTCCCCATCATTTCCAAAGCTTTGGCATGAACCACCGCTGGAACCTTTTGAGAATCGGTTTTCAATTTATCGATCATTCCCAAAGCCTGAAGAGCTTCGTCTTTTTTACCTTGCTTCAATTGAAGTTCTGCAAGTTTCAAGTAAGGCTCTGCCACCAACTCCGGCTGACCTTTCCAGGTTCTTAGCAACTCTCCCAAATAACGAACCGCGGAGTCCGTGTCACCACGACGCTCTAGCAAGCGAACTGCAATTCCCACGCGCTCGATCTGATCGTTTTCAGAAAGCTTCTCTGGATTTTTGATATTCTTAAGGTACTCGTAAGCTTGATTGTATTTTTGCTCATTCGAAGAAACTGCCGCCAGACGTAAATTTAATTCTTCGATAGAAGGAACTTCTTCCTTGACGCTGATCTCTTTGGCCTCAGGAGTGCCTTGCAAAGCATACACACGATTCAACACTTCTTTGTAATAGCGTTCAGACTCTGCCGGAGTTCCCGCCATTTCAAAAGCGCGACCGACATTGAATTTTGTATCCAGACGGTTAGAGTTTTTCAACCAGTTGTCAGCATATTGACTGTGAGTTTTCAAGGCACCGATGAAATCGCCCTTTTCAACTTGATCGTCCAATTTACTGTTGATGTTGCCGATAATTCGACCGGTCAACAAAGGAGCATCGACAGAACCTGGATGTTCCTTATAGTACTTCGATAAAAGATTTACGGACTTATCAAACTCTCCACGTTGAGAGTAACCATCCGCTACCATCACAGTCGCAAATTGCTCCATGTTTGGCAGATCCACTTTCTTCGCAAGTTCCATGATTTCTTTAACGGCGTTGGCTGTTTCTTTGGGTTTCATGCCCTTCATACGAGCACTCAACAAACGCAAACGCGCGATCACCGCGCTGGGCGTTTCGCCATAGCGGAAATATGTTTCAAGATAAGCACCCATCACGCGGGATTTGTCAGCACCCAAGATATCCAGCAACTCCCCAAGGCGGGTCATCGCATAAGGAGCATGGTCACTGGATGGGAATTTTTTAACAAACTCACGGTACATGTCCAAACTTTGGGGATACATTTTCAACCCAAACATGGATTCAGCCTGGTTGTAAAAAGCATTCGGATAAATATTTTGACCCTCTGGATATTTCTTCAAAGAGTTTTTGTATTCATCAACGGCCTTCGCGTAATTCTTAGCGCGAACCCAGACGTCACCACGACGGTAAGCGGCTTCCACTTTCAAATCACGGTTTGTAGAGTTTTTTTCAATCTCATTAAACTGCGCAACGGCATCGTCCCATTTATTTAAACGCATGAAAGCCAAGCCCGTGCCCATACGAGCCAGGTCTTTGGACAATGATTCTTTTCCACCGAAGTTTTTATTTTCGATATGCTCTTTGAACAGACGAAGGGCTGCCAAATTATCGCCACGATCCAAAGTCAAATAGCCAACCTTCAATGACGTTCGTTCCGCCAAAGGAGATGTTGGGTATTTTTCAATCGCTTCTTTATATTTCTGAACGGCTTCGTCAAAGTATTCCATTTTTCCGCTTTGTTTGTACAAAGCAAGATTCACGTCGCCCGTCATGAAGTCGATGATTTCGTTGTATTCAGACTTTGGATACTTTTCGCGGAACCATTCACGAGTTTTCAAATAGACGGCGTAACGTTCTTTTTCAAAAAGAGTCAAAAGCAGACGCGCCTGCTTGTTTTCTTCAGTTCCTTTGGGAGTGATCTCGTAAATAGTTGGAGTGATTTTTAGTTTTTCCCACTGGGCCACCGGAGTTTCCAACATAGGAAAGGAGATATAATAGTTATCTTTGGCACGAATGATCGAGTCTTCCTTAATATCATAAGGTTTGATCGAAAAACGTTCATAGTTGGGATCCCCACCATCAAAGATACCGGATTGGATCTGATCCGCTTGCGCCACCACAGTTCCCGAATCCTTGATTGCCAACGCATCTGAAGTAGCTGGCTTGCGGTTTGTAGTTTTAACTTTCGCAATTGTTTTTGCAGACTTAGGCGCTGCCTCTGTCGTTACCGTTTCATCTTTTTTAGCTGGAATTTTTTTGGCTGCTTTAACCATATTGGGATTTAAATAGAAATCCATGATCAAGCGGGAAGGTTGGTCAGTCAGATAATCAAAAGTATCAACGCTTTCACCAGCCAGTGTGAAAGAGATCACAGATTTACCATCCGTGCCCTGAGCATCCACTGTTACTTTGGTAACCATGTCACTTTTAAATGTGTTGAGTGACTTGATCGTGGATTCATCAAGAGCAGGGACAGTCATACGGACGATGGTCTGGCCTTTGTCATCCAAACGCTTCACATCGTAGTCCCAATTTTGTTGGCCCAATAACTCCAAATGCACAGTATCGCCCTGGAAGTTGATGAAGCCATTTACTTTGTTATTTGCTGCATTGGCGACTAGACCAAAGCAAAGGCATCCTGCCAAAATTACGTTGCGCAAAGTGTTCACTCCTCGAACCCCTTTTCCCCTGCGTTATGCATTTGCACATACGATGCCAGCCTTGCAAAGGTCTATTGGCAAATATGTTCAAGATGGGCAAAATGTTTCATAGAATTATTGTCAGGCCTGACAAAGCGATGACAGCGACGTTGGTCTGGATTGAATTTGTAAGACTGAATTTTCCGTCAGAAAATTCCGATAGATAGGCGATATGAAAAACCACTTTAAATACATCATCATGAGCTTACTTCTTGGCAGTTGCGTATCGGTGGAACTCCCTGGTGGCAAGGTAACGGCCGCTAAAGACGTGGAGTTTTCGGAGCCTGGCGGAGACTATTCCAAAATTAAAGCCAAAGGTGCGGATCGCGCATGGCAGAGTTCTAAAACGGGAAACACTATTTCCTATATCTCTGAGTGCGGCGGTAATACCGACGCGAGTTTGCAGACTTTGGAAACAGAGTCGTTGAGTGCATTGAATAAATTGGAAGTTTTAAAAACGGAAGAAAAGCTTTTTAATGGACGTGCTTCCCGCCAAACGACTTCAGTAGGTTCCATCGATGGCGTACCCGTAGCACTTTCTCTGGTGGTCTTTAAAAAGAACGGCTGCAACTATACCTTGAGTTATGGTGGCGTTGAGAAACAATTCAATTCGGAACTTCCCGTATTTGAAAATTTCAAAGCAAACTTCAAGGCACCATAAATGTTACAAGCCCTTTTACCTCTTACTAACTTCACGATAGAGATCTTCCACTTCCTGGGTGGTATTGGTCTTTTGACTCGTGATATTTTTCGCGAGCTGACGTCCAGCAAACTTTACTGGCGTCTGTTGGGCGAGCAAATTTATCAAGTCGGCATTCGTTCTGCCCCCCTGATCGTAGTCACAGCTGTGACTATCGGTGCGGTGATGTCTTTGCAATTTGGTCTGGGCTTGGAAAAGTTCGGTGGTAAGATGTATGTTCCAAAACTCTTAGCCGTCACCATCTTACGCGAAATGGGCCCTATGTTCACAAGCTTGATGCTGGCGGCCCGCGTGGGCGCCGGCATTGCCAGTGAAATTGGTTCGATGGTCGTCACTCAGCAGGTGGATGCTATCCGTGCCTTGGGTACTTCCCCGATTCGTAAAATTGTTATCCCTCGCGTATTAGCCTGCTTGATTACTTTACCCATTCTTTGCGCTGTCACCAACGTGGTGGCGAATGCGGGTGGCTTGTTCATCGGGGCCGTTGAATTGAATCTGGATCCAAGTTTTTATCTTTTGAAAGTTTTGTCCACGTCCTCGGTCGGCGACTACGTTTCTGGCTTCGGAAAAACGTTCTTCTTTTCTTTATTCATCTCAATCCCCGCTTGTTACTTTGGATTGAATGTTAAAAACGGAACGAAAGAAGTCGGCATCGCGACGACAAAAGCGGTCGTGGTTTCTTCTATTTTGATTTTGATTGGGGATTTCTTTCTTTCGAAACTATTCTGGATTGTGGAGAAAATCTTATGAGTGACAAACCACAAGCCTTTATCGAAGTGATTGATTTCCATAAATCCTTTGAGGAGAAAAAAGTCCACCAAGGCGTGAGCTTCTACGTCCGCAAAGGTGAATGCCTGGGGCTCATCGGGGGATCTGGTACGGGTAAATCCGTTCTGTTGCGCACATTGGTGGGCTTGGAAAAACCCGACAAAGGGCAAGTCATCGTGGATGGAACTCCGATTCATGGTATGAACGAAGCTCAATTGGTCGATGTTCGTAAAAAAGTGGCCTATGCATTCCAAGGCGGTGCTCTTTTTGACTCGATGACGGTTTATGAAAACCTAGCATATCCTCTTCGCGAGCATTTTAATTTCTCTGAAAAAGAAGTCGAAGCCCAAATCAAAGCTCAATTGGAAGAATTCGGCCTGGCGCCGGGAACTGAAAAGCTTTACCCGGGAAGTCTTTCCGGGGGCATGCAAAAACGTGTGGGCTTAGCCCGTGCGATGATGATTCATCCTCAAGTGGTTTTATACGATGAACCAACGGCAGGCCTGGATCCTTATAATACCAAAAAAATTCAAGAATCTATTTTGAAATTAAAATCCAAAGGGATGACTTCGATATTGGTCACCCATGATATGCCGACCGTGTATGCTGTTTGCGACAAAGTAGCTTTGCTGCAAAATGGTCGCATCAGCGAACAGTATACGATCGATACTTTGAAAAAAGAGCCGAGCGGCGCGATGACAGAATTTATCAACGGAGAGAGCGCGTAATGGAATCATCAAACAGCACCCAAGTTAAAGTTGGAATCTTCCTGGCGATCGGAATTGTGATCATCTTAGGATCGATCTTTTTCATCGGCGGCGAAAAATCCATCTTTAAATCCTATATTAACCTGCATGCGCACTTTGAACAAGTTCAGGGTCTGGCAGAAGGCAGCGTGGTATCCCTTTCCGGCATCACGATCGGCAACGTGCAAAAGATCAATTTTCTTTCTGACAAGAATTCTTTGGACGTAGTGATGAGAGTCGACAAGGAATTCCTTCCGCGCATTCGCGAAGGCTCTCAGGTCGAAATTCGCACTCAGGGTGCCTTGGGCGATAAGTTCGTCTTTATTATTCCCGCAGACCCTCGCAACCCCGAAGTGAAAGACGGCACAATCCTGGAAGTAGCCAAAGCCACTGACCTGATCGGTGTGATCTCTGAACGTGGCAGCGAGGCTGGTAAGTTGTTTGATATTATCGATGAAATGCACAAGATCGCGAAATCCATGAACGATGGCAACCGCCTGGGGAAAATCATGGCCAACTTTGAATCCACGTCGGCTAACTTAAGCAAAGTCAGCGGTGACGCTTCTAAAATGATGAGCCACTTAAGTGACGGTAACAGCGGTGAGAAATTGAAAAATACTATCAACCGTCTGGATGCGATCGTAGCGAAAGTAGATCGCGGTGAAGGCACATTGGGTGCTTTGATCAATGACCCAAGCATTCACAATCAGTTGAAGGCACTTTTGGGCGGGACTCAACGTAAAAACAACGTTAAAAACCTTCTTCGCACATCCATCGAAAAAGAAGATTAATCACCTCCTATACATCTAAATAGTTAAATCCAAAGAGGGCTCAAGAAGCCCTCTTTTTGCATTATTACTCCTTGTCGTGATCCAAAAGTTCCCAGGAGGAATATATGCCAGCTCAAAACCCGACAGGCAGCGCCCGCCGTCATAGTGTCTTAAAATTAGACACGGGTCTGCGTTTGGCTATGGCTTTGATTATCCCCCTGGTGACATCGTTATCCGCCCAAGCCCAAGTGGTTTCGTGTGGGCAGGTCTTTGCCACCACGGCCCGTGATGAACGCGCTCCGTACTATGACGAGGCTTTTGAGCGCGCATTGACTAAATCCATCCGACTTTTTAGCGATAAAGAAGGCCTCTCCGCCAATGACATCGAATTGCTGGTGGAAAAGGTTTACGCCAAAGAAGAAGGTCCCCTTTATAAAGCCAAAGATTATCTGACTCTTTCGCCGCGCGAGCGCACATTTAAAGCCCTGACTCGTCAGATGGCTGAAAAAGTCACACGCGATGGTCTGATCGCTTACTTTCGCGAGAACGGAATTTTACTGGATAGCTCAAAGCTGCTGACGAAACTGATTTTTATCAATCGCGCAGGCATCACCAACGTCGGTTCCGCAGGACTTGCCGTTTATGGTTTAACCAAAGGCCGACTGCCGATCCTGCTTCCTGATGTGTTTTCGAAAATCAAGACGGACGACATGAATGTGCTGTTATTGCGTGGCCTGGAATCCAAAGAAGGCCGCGAGATTTTGGAAAAGTATCACTCTAAGCAGGAAATCCTGCGTGGCTATACGATCTTTAATCGCAACTATACGCGCATTGCTTTGGCCGTTGTGATCGCCGTGCTTTGGGATAAGGGCGACGATTTCTTTAAAGAAAAGCACGATGATATTTTCAATGATCTCTGGGTGCGTATTTTGGAAGAACTAAAATTGGTGAAAGGAAAATCAGCATGAGAAAATTTCTTTTCCTTCTAAGTTTTTTATCGCTCGCAGCCTGTCAGGATGGTGGCTTTCACAACAACCAATCCGTGCCCCATCCAAATGTAAAATCCAATGTTGATGACACCATCATCGGAGGCCATGAAGCCAAGTCCGGGAGCGAGATTTCCAAGCTTGTTTTTTCCTTTAAATCTTTGGTGGAACCATTAGAAAGTCAAACCGGCAGTCATAAAGTAGCTGTCACACAATGCTCGGCCTCGGCTTTAACCCGACGAGTGATTTTAACAGCAGCTCACTGTATTAACGGCGAGAATCCGAGCTATATTGAAATCATGCAAGGAGCAACGGTGACTACGATACCGGTTGTTAAGACTGTTATCATAGATGACTATAAAACAGATTCTTTTGCAGATCTGGCTCTTGCCGTATTGAAAGACGAACTACCGGCAGACACGATGACAGTACAGATTCCCAACCCCAATATGGAAATCGATTTGAAAAAGTTGGATTTGATTTCTGCGGGTTATGGTAAAGATACGGAAACCACGGGCGAAGAAGTTAAAGACGGCTTGGGCGTGTTGCGCGTTGTTTTGCTAAAAATCTCTGGTTATGAATTTGCTGACAGCAAATTTCTGGTCGATCAATCCCAGGGCAAAGGTTTTTGCCAAGGCGATTCAGGTGGCCCCGGTATGTTTCAAGTTGATGGCAAGTACTACGTCATGGGTGTCGCTTCTAAAACAGTTTTCCCAGAACAACAGCAAAAGGAATCTGGAGACACACCCGTGTGTAGTTTCCGCGGTGCTTACGTGAATCTGGTGAAATTTAAAAATTGGATCGAAGGCACAACTAAAGAATTGATGGCTGAAATTGAAGCCATCGAAGCTCCGATTGCATCTTCTGCCCCGAATGCTGATCAAACTGGAATCAACTAATCTTCAGAATCCGGCGCGAGTCTTTGAATCATCTCGCGAATGCCCGTTTGATCGTCTTGAGGAACCTCATGGCGATCCAGGGTGAATTTGATATAGCGAACAAAGTTATTCTCGAACTTCTCGTTGATAGTGTCGCGGATCTGATCCTTCAGAAAGATCATCTGCTGCATCCATGATGAATTTCGGACCCAGACGTACAACACGCCTCTCTGGAATCCCACGGGCTCTGCATTTTTTGCAATGGTAGGACCCACGACCTCTTCCCATTTCGCCCATAATTTCCAGCGCATGAACTGTTCTGACAATGGCGACTTGCCATTTTCAAAAAGACTCTGTAGGACTTCGGATCCTAGAGTGAGCTTGCGCTTTTTATTTTTAGGGTGGCTTGGATCGTTTGAATTCATTTGCCCCCAAGTTAGCAAAGGATTTCCAAAAAGATGACCAATTTCACGCAAAATCAAAAAATTACTGTCGTTGGCGCGGGGCTCGCGGGCTCTGAGTGCGCGTTGCAGCTTGCTGATATGGGTTATAAGGTCGTTCTGTGCGAGATGCGCGATAAAACCATGACACCAGCGCACAAAACCCACAAGTTTGCGGAACTGGTTTGCTCCAACTCCTTTGGGACTTTGAACGAAATCTCGGCCCCAGGGCAATTGAAATGGGAAGCCGAATTGAATGGCTCCCACATCCTAAAAATCGCTAAAGAATCCGCAGTTCCCGCGGGTCAGGCTTTGGGTATGGACCGCGAGGTTTTCTCCCAACTGGTGACTGATAAAGTTAAAAGCCATCCCAACATTGAAATTCGCAATGACGTGATCAAGTCCTTGAACGATGTTCCCCGCCCAGCAGTGATCGCCACAGGCCCCTTGACTCACGATGAATTGGCAGAAGATCTGCGCAAGCATTTCGGCGACGAGTTCTTGTACTTCTTTGATGCGATAGCACCGATTATCGATGCGGAATCCATCAACACCGAAATCGCCTGGAAAGCGGATCGTTGGGGCAAAGGTACCAACGATTACTACAACTGTCCGATGAACAAAGAAGAATACAATAACTTCATCCAGGCAGTGACTGACGCCAAAAAAATTGAACCTAAAGACTTCGAAAAAACTGAATTCTTTGAAGGCTGCATGCCGATTGAAGTGATGGTCGAGCGCGGCCCTCAGACTTTACGTTTTGGTCCTATGAAACCAATTGGCCTGGATGATCCTCGCACAAACCGTTACCCTTGGGCCGTCGTACAACTTCGCCAGGACAATAAAGAAGGCACCGCTTACAACATGGTGGGTTTCCAGACTCGTATGGCTTATGCCGATCAGGTGCGTGTGTTCCGTATGATCCCTGGTTTGGAAAATGCGGAGTTCTTGAAATTGGGTTCTATCCATAGAAACCTTTTCATCAACTCTCCAAAACGTCTGAATAAAGATCTTTCCAGCAAGAACGATCCTTGGTTGTTCTTTGCAGGACAAATCACCGGTGTTGAAGGTTATTTTGAATCCACTTGTGTGGGCTTGATGGTGTCTCGTTTCATCAATCAAAAACTGAAGGATCAAACTTTCAATCCACCGCCAAGAGCCTCTGCATTCGGCTCGCTGTTGGAAGCCATCACAGATGAATCCCGTGCCGAACACTTCCAGCCGACGAATATCAATTTCGCGTTGTTGCCTCCATTGGCTGAAAAAGAACGCGACAAAGAGATTCGTAAAAAGAAGCAAATCGAAATTGCCCGCAATGCAGCTCAAGAATGGGTTCAAACTCACTCTTAATCCGCTGCCCCATTGCTTAAAGACAGCTGGGAGCCTTTCCCAGCTCAGGGCAAAATAGGTCCATGATCTTTCTGGGGGCATTTCTTTCGATCTTTTTATTTGCGCATCAGGCGAAGACAACTCCCTGTCAGGGTTCCTATCGAGTTGCGGTCAACGAATCCGAGCCACTCTATTTTCAGGACGGAGGCAGCAAACGTTATACGGGCGTCAGTTTTGACACTATGGAAGAGTTGGCAAAACGCACGACATGCAAGTTTACAGCGGTGCCCCTAAACCGCACCGTCATTGCAGGCCGCCTATCAATTGCTAGTCAGGACACCCCGGGCCGCAGTTGTGCAGAATGAATTTGTACATGAATACTTTAAAAAGGAAAGATCGCGAACGATATGGTGAAAGACGGAACTTGGGAGCGAATCACTAACACTTACACGAATTACAAAAAACCCACTCCCCGATCGAAATAAAAGCTATTTTTTGCAGAATTGATCCGGCTTAATGTTTGTTCCCGGCACACACATATCCAACCATTGATTGTTTTTGTTAGTGGAGTAACCATAGAACCAAACCAATTCATCATTTTGTGATGTAAAAGAAACTTTATGTGGCATCGCCAACGGCACTTTTCCGTTCACTGAATAGCACCAACCATAAGCGCGCATCAAAGTGTCAGAAATCACCTCGACCGCATCCAATCCCACCGGAGAATCATTTACAGAGCTGATGCCCTCTTCAACACCGTAGTATTGAACTTTATTGGCATCAAAGATTTGAATCGTATTTGCGCCCACGGATTTACCCAAGTCTGCCGTGGCAGTGCCTTGATAAAGTGGAGTTTCAGAGCAAGCTCCTATCACTTTCCAAGTGATAGCGTAAGATGACAAAGGGGCCAAAACCAACAAAAGTGCGATTATGTTTTTCATAAGGAACTGACTAAACCGGTCGCTCTCTGGATGCAAGGAATCTGTGTTCAAAGACACCTGACTTGCAAAAAATTGAATAAGAACCCCGTCCCTAGCTACAATAATTTCATGTGGACGGCGTCGATAAGTCTCCTTATTTCCATTTTATTACTCAACA
This genomic window contains:
- a CDS encoding ABC transporter permease → MLQALLPLTNFTIEIFHFLGGIGLLTRDIFRELTSSKLYWRLLGEQIYQVGIRSAPLIVVTAVTIGAVMSLQFGLGLEKFGGKMYVPKLLAVTILREMGPMFTSLMLAARVGAGIASEIGSMVVTQQVDAIRALGTSPIRKIVIPRVLACLITLPILCAVTNVVANAGGLFIGAVELNLDPSFYLLKVLSTSSVGDYVSGFGKTFFFSLFISIPACYFGLNVKNGTKEVGIATTKAVVVSSILILIGDFFLSKLFWIVEKIL
- a CDS encoding DUF721 domain-containing protein, producing the protein MNSNDPSHPKNKKRKLTLGSEVLQSLFENGKSPLSEQFMRWKLWAKWEEVVGPTIAKNAEPVGFQRGVLYVWVRNSSWMQQMIFLKDQIRDTINEKFENNFVRYIKFTLDRHEVPQDDQTGIREMIQRLAPDSED
- a CDS encoding trypsin-like serine protease yields the protein MRKFLFLLSFLSLAACQDGGFHNNQSVPHPNVKSNVDDTIIGGHEAKSGSEISKLVFSFKSLVEPLESQTGSHKVAVTQCSASALTRRVILTAAHCINGENPSYIEIMQGATVTTIPVVKTVIIDDYKTDSFADLALAVLKDELPADTMTVQIPNPNMEIDLKKLDLISAGYGKDTETTGEEVKDGLGVLRVVLLKISGYEFADSKFLVDQSQGKGFCQGDSGGPGMFQVDGKYYVMGVASKTVFPEQQQKESGDTPVCSFRGAYVNLVKFKNWIEGTTKELMAEIEAIEAPIASSAPNADQTGIN
- a CDS encoding DUF4430 domain-containing protein, producing MKNIIALLLVLAPLSSYAITWKVIGACSETPLYQGTATADLGKSVGANTIQIFDANKVQYYGVEEGISSVNDSPVGLDAVEVISDTLMRAYGWCYSVNGKVPLAMPHKVSFTSQNDELVWFYGYSTNKNNQWLDMCVPGTNIKPDQFCKK
- a CDS encoding MlaD family protein, with protein sequence MESSNSTQVKVGIFLAIGIVIILGSIFFIGGEKSIFKSYINLHAHFEQVQGLAEGSVVSLSGITIGNVQKINFLSDKNSLDVVMRVDKEFLPRIREGSQVEIRTQGALGDKFVFIIPADPRNPEVKDGTILEVAKATDLIGVISERGSEAGKLFDIIDEMHKIAKSMNDGNRLGKIMANFESTSANLSKVSGDASKMMSHLSDGNSGEKLKNTINRLDAIVAKVDRGEGTLGALINDPSIHNQLKALLGGTQRKNNVKNLLRTSIEKED
- a CDS encoding ABC transporter ATP-binding protein; the encoded protein is MSDKPQAFIEVIDFHKSFEEKKVHQGVSFYVRKGECLGLIGGSGTGKSVLLRTLVGLEKPDKGQVIVDGTPIHGMNEAQLVDVRKKVAYAFQGGALFDSMTVYENLAYPLREHFNFSEKEVEAQIKAQLEEFGLAPGTEKLYPGSLSGGMQKRVGLARAMMIHPQVVLYDEPTAGLDPYNTKKIQESILKLKSKGMTSILVTHDMPTVYAVCDKVALLQNGRISEQYTIDTLKKEPSGAMTEFINGESA
- a CDS encoding tetratricopeptide repeat protein; its protein translation is MNTLRNVILAGCLCFGLVANAANNKVNGFINFQGDTVHLELLGQQNWDYDVKRLDDKGQTIVRMTVPALDESTIKSLNTFKSDMVTKVTVDAQGTDGKSVISFTLAGESVDTFDYLTDQPSRLIMDFYLNPNMVKAAKKIPAKKDETVTTEAAPKSAKTIAKVKTTNRKPATSDALAIKDSGTVVAQADQIQSGIFDGGDPNYERFSIKPYDIKEDSIIRAKDNYYISFPMLETPVAQWEKLKITPTIYEITPKGTEENKQARLLLTLFEKERYAVYLKTREWFREKYPKSEYNEIIDFMTGDVNLALYKQSGKMEYFDEAVQKYKEAIEKYPTSPLAERTSLKVGYLTLDRGDNLAALRLFKEHIENKNFGGKESLSKDLARMGTGLAFMRLNKWDDAVAQFNEIEKNSTNRDLKVEAAYRRGDVWVRAKNYAKAVDEYKNSLKKYPEGQNIYPNAFYNQAESMFGLKMYPQSLDMYREFVKKFPSSDHAPYAMTRLGELLDILGADKSRVMGAYLETYFRYGETPSAVIARLRLLSARMKGMKPKETANAVKEIMELAKKVDLPNMEQFATVMVADGYSQRGEFDKSVNLLSKYYKEHPGSVDAPLLTGRIIGNINSKLDDQVEKGDFIGALKTHSQYADNWLKNSNRLDTKFNVGRAFEMAGTPAESERYYKEVLNRVYALQGTPEAKEISVKEEVPSIEELNLRLAAVSSNEQKYNQAYEYLKNIKNPEKLSENDQIERVGIAVRLLERRGDTDSAVRYLGELLRTWKGQPELVAEPYLKLAELQLKQGKKDEALQALGMIDKLKTDSQKVPAVVHAKALEMMGNVYLEAGQKDKAIGSYKNLLEQYEDTRPLSSIRYKLGQIYFNRGEVQKAAEVWNEFKGQKSGFWKNLAQEQLKNSEWRDGYKKYIQRIPAMAADKQESK
- the trmFO gene encoding methylenetetrahydrofolate--tRNA-(uracil(54)-C(5))-methyltransferase (FADH(2)-oxidizing) TrmFO; the protein is MTNFTQNQKITVVGAGLAGSECALQLADMGYKVVLCEMRDKTMTPAHKTHKFAELVCSNSFGTLNEISAPGQLKWEAELNGSHILKIAKESAVPAGQALGMDREVFSQLVTDKVKSHPNIEIRNDVIKSLNDVPRPAVIATGPLTHDELAEDLRKHFGDEFLYFFDAIAPIIDAESINTEIAWKADRWGKGTNDYYNCPMNKEEYNNFIQAVTDAKKIEPKDFEKTEFFEGCMPIEVMVERGPQTLRFGPMKPIGLDDPRTNRYPWAVVQLRQDNKEGTAYNMVGFQTRMAYADQVRVFRMIPGLENAEFLKLGSIHRNLFINSPKRLNKDLSSKNDPWLFFAGQITGVEGYFESTCVGLMVSRFINQKLKDQTFNPPPRASAFGSLLEAITDESRAEHFQPTNINFALLPPLAEKERDKEIRKKKQIEIARNAAQEWVQTHS